From a region of the Sesamum indicum cultivar Zhongzhi No. 13 linkage group LG3, S_indicum_v1.0, whole genome shotgun sequence genome:
- the LOC105157390 gene encoding endoglucanase 5, which produces MVRLPSSYSILALLASLLALEASIVGAFDYSMALDKTLLFFEAQRSGKLPVNQRVKWRGDSGLSDGYAQGVNLVGGYYDAGDHVKFGLPMAFSVTMLSWAAVDFRQELVSLDQMGHTLRAIKWGTDYFIKAHPQPYVLWGQVGDGVSDHCCWERAEDMTTPRTAYKLDPEHPGSDLAGETAAALAAASLAFKPYDSAYSSLLLVHAKQLFSFANRFRGFYDDSIGSAKQFYTSTGYSDELLWAATWLHRATNDDYYLNYVVDNCVSLGGTGWAVKEFSWDNKYAGVQILLSKVLLDGAGGAYTSTLQQYRAKADYFTCACLQKNDGYNVPMTPGGLLYLHEWNNLQYPASAAFLLAVYSDYLAKAKSVVKCPDGELQHQDLLNFAKSQADYILGKNPMSLSYIVGYGQNYPMHVHHRGASIAPVSLLKSAVGCVEGFETWYKRPEANPNVIHGALVGGPNAKDEFTDDRSNYEQTEPTLSGTAPLVGLFSKLHSLPRNSAASYNQESQKPSIPYHKPQAHVPVQFLHSITNTWTVGKEAYYRHKVIIKNVSEKPIRELKLHIENLTGSLWGLSPTQEKNTYELPEWLKVLEPGSDCSFVYIQGGAQAKILVQAYR; this is translated from the exons ATGGTGAGATTGCCATCATCATATTCCATTTTGGCCTTATTAGCTAGTCTACTAGCTCTAGAGGCATCGATCGTCGGGGCGTTCGACTACAGCATGGCCCTTGACAAGACTTTGTTGTTCTTTGAGGCGCAACGGTCGGGTAAACTCCCCGTGAACCAACGTGTAAAATGGCGTGGTGATTCAGGCCTTAGTGACGGTTATGCTCAGGGG GTGAACTTGGTGGGAGGGTATTACGACGCCGGCGATCATGTGAAGTTTGGGCTCCCAATGGCGTTTAGTGTGACGATGCTGTCATGGGCTGCAGTTGATTTCAGGCAAGAATTGGTGAGTTTGGACCAGATGGGACATACTTTGAGAGCAATCAAATGGGGAACTGATTACTTCATTAAGGCACATCCTCAGCCTTATGTTCTTTGGGGACAG GTTGGAGACGGAGTGTCGGATCATTGTTGTTGGGAACGAGCAGAGGATATGACCACGCCAAGAACGGCGTATAAGCTCGACCCTGAGCATCCGGGATCGGATCTTGCCGGAGAAACGGCCGCCGCCCTTGCCGCCGCCTCTCTTGCTTTCAAGCCTTATGATTCTGCCTACTCTAGCCTTCTGCTTGTGCATGCAAAACag CTTTTTTCCTTTGCAAATAGATTCAGAGGCTTCTATGATGACTCCATTGGATCAGCCAAGCAGTTCTATACATCAACCGGTTACTCG GATGAACTGTTGTGGGCTGCTACATGGCTCCACCGGGCGACAAACGACGACTACTACTTGAACTACGTCGTCGACAACTGTGTCTCTTTAGGTGGAACAGGATGGGCAGTCAAAGAATTTTCATGGGACAACAAGTACGCCGGAGTTCAGATCCTCCTCTCTAAG GTTTTGCTGGATGGAGCTGGAGGAGCATACACTTCCACACTACAACAGTATCGAGCGAAAGCCGACTACTTCACCTGTGCCTGTCTGCAGAAGAACGACGGCTACAACGTTCCTATGACTCCTG GGGGTCTGCTCTACCTGCATGAATGGAACAACCTGCAGTACCCTGCCTCGGCTGCGTTTCTACTAGCTGTCTACTCAGACTATCTTGCAAAGGCGAAAAGTGTCGTCAAATGCCCAGATGGCGAACTCCAACATCAAGATCTCctcaactttgcaaaatcACAA GCCGACTACATTCTTGGCAAGAATCCCATGTCCTTGAGCTACATAGTGGGCTACGGTCAAAACTACCCAATGCACGTGCATCACAGAGGTGCGTCTATCGCCCCCGTTTCTCTGCTCAAATCTGCAGTCGGATGTGTGGAGGGATTCGAGACGTGGTACAAACGTCCCGAGGCTAATCCAAACGTTATACATGGAGCCCTTGTTGGAGGTCCCAATGCTAAGGACGAATTCACAGACGATAGGTCAAATTACGAGCAAACTGAGCCGACATTGTCTGGTACCGCCCCTCTGGTGGGACTTTTCTCCAAGCTGCACAGTCTGCCTCGAAATTCTGCAG CTTCCTATAATCAAGAATCACAAAAACCTTCCATTCCTTACCACAAACCACAAG CCCATGTTCCGGTTCAATTTCTTCACTCGATAACCAACACATGGACCGTCGGGAAGGAGGCGTACTACCGGCACAAGGTGATCATCAAGAATGTGTCTGAGAAGCCCATCAGAGAACTGAAGCTGCACATTGAGAACCTGACAGGATCCCTATGGGGTCTTTCACCAACACAGGAGAAGAACACTTATGAACTTCCTGAATGGCTGAAAGTACTGGAGCCTGGTTCAGATTGCAGTTTTGTGTACATTCAAGGTGGTGCTCAGGCCAAGATTTTAGTTCAAGCCTACCGTTAA